A single region of the Peromyscus eremicus chromosome 16_21, PerEre_H2_v1, whole genome shotgun sequence genome encodes:
- the Rps10 gene encoding small ribosomal subunit protein eS10, whose amino-acid sequence MLMPKKNRIAIYELLFKEGVMVAKKDVHMPKHPELADKNVPNLHVMKAMQSLKSRGYVKEQFAWRHFYWYLTNEGIQYLRDYLHLPPEIVPATLRRSRPETGRPRPKGPEGERPARFTRGEADRDTYRRSAVPPGADKKAEAGAGSATEFQFVSISLFTFHSPCSVLA is encoded by the exons ATGTTGATGCCCAAGAAGAACCGGATTGCCATCTATGAACTCCTTTTTAAGGAAGGAGTGATGGTTGCCAAGAAGGATGTTCACATGCCCAAACACCCCGAGCTGGCCGACAAGAACGTGCCCAACCTTCATGTAATGAAGGCCATGCAG TCTCTCAAGTCTCGAGGCTATGTGAAGGAGCAGTTTGCCTGGAGACACTTCTATTGGTACCTTACGAACGAGGGCATCCAGTATCTCCGTGATTACCTCCACCTACCTCCGGAGATCGTGCCTGCCACCCTGCGCCGCAGCCGCCCTGAAACTGGCAGACCTCGGCCCAAAG GTCCAGAGGGTGAGCGACCCGCAAGGTTCACCAGAggggaggcagacagagacacCTACAGGAGGAGTGCTGTGCCCC CTGGTGCCGACAAGAAAGCTGAGGCTGGGGCTGGCTCAGCCACCGAATTCCAGTTTGTGAGTATTTCCTTGTTTACTTTCCATAGTCCCTGTAGTGTCCTTGCCTAG